AATCTTTTAAACCGCACAGCCTTTACGAGTGTTGAGATATTATTAGTATCTCCCGGGCCATATACTAATGTTGGGCGCAATATCACAGACTCTGCCTTATTTTCTTTTTGCAACTTTTGTAAAAACAGTTCAACCGCATACTTATATTTTCCATAATGATCGTTGGGCAAAAATTGAGGAATGTCTGACTCGTGTAATGGCATCTTTGCAAGATCTAACCCTGCAGCGCAAACACTACTATAGAAAATTATTTTTTTTACTCCTTTGTTCACCACGTACGATAAAAAGTCTTCATCATCTTTTACATTTAGCCTGCTCCAATCAGCAGCAAGGTGAAAGATGATTTCAGGAAATGTCGTTATCGTTTCTAACTGCTCAAAAGAACGTATATCTCCAAAAATAAAATTGACATTCGATAATTGCTGTAATTTATAAATGTCGCTACCTGGGCGAACCAATGCTACAATTGAAAAGCCATTGTTGTTTAGCAACTCACACAAATGGTTGCCTATAAAACCTGTAGCACCTGTAACAAGAACTTTCATTAAATATTTTGAGTTAGTTTTTCCATTATTTAAAAAAGCGATTAAAAAAATTAACAGCTTCTCCTTTTATTTTTCTTCTAAAAAGTTTTTTCTTAACAATACGCACCTGTCCTTTTGTTAAAGGACATTGATCAGAAAATAAGTATTTTTTTATTGCACCGTATCCGGAATCCAAATGTTGAGAAAAAAACAAATTTGTTATTTGACCAGGATGAGCTCTGCACCAATAGAGATCACGCGGAACTTTTACCATTTTATATCTTAATGCCAATCGAGCCCAAAATTCAGAATCTCCGGCTACCAGGTTTGTAACAAACCCATTTTCCAATTCAAATATATCACGGCGAATAATAGACGAACCGGGTGCTCTGTATAAATGCGCAAAGCCATTAAAATGTTCCCAATAAATCTCTGCAGGAGTTATACATGCAGGAAAAGGCATTCTTCCGTCATAAGCAGAACATAAACCAAAAGCAGCTTCGGGAAATTTTTCCATACCATCTACAAATACCCCCAACCCATAGGGATAAATAGTATCATCTGAATCTAGATACTTAATGTATTTGCCTTTAGCATATGTTACTATTTTATTTCGTGTTTGAAACTGCCCGATATTTTTTTCATTTTGAAAAACTTTTATTCGTTCATCCTTAGCTTCATATTCTTTGCAAATTGCTACAGTATCATCTTTTGAGCCATCGTCCAAAATAATTAACTCAAAATTTTTAAATGTAGATGCTAATACGCTTTCAATTGCTTCTGCTATATATTTTTCCCTGTTATAAGCCGTCATCAACACGCTTACTAAAGGTTCGTTATTCTGCATAAATCGGGAAATTTTTTATTCGATTTTTTTAATCAATCTCGCAGGTACACCGCCGTATATGGCTTCACTTTCAAGATTTTTAGTAACTACTGAACCTGCGGCTACTACTACTCTTCTACCAATGTTAACACCGGGTAATATGGTAACTCCAGATGCGATCCAAGTTCCATCACCAATCGAAATGCTTCCTAAACGCACACCGCCTTTCCATGCCCCTACATTTTTATCAGTATAAATATGATCATGCGTATATAATATACAATTGGGGCCTATTGACACCTCATTCCCAATATTTATATTATCGCATACATCAATAATGGAGTTATCGCTTATTACAGTATCATGACCAACAGTTAGCTTACCGTAGAAACTTTTTTCCCTCGACGATATTACACAACCCGCTCCTACTGTGACATTATTTCCCCATTCCCAAATATTGTTTACAACAAGTTTACTGTTACTATCTATTTTAAAATTATTCCCTATTTTAAAAATGCAGCCTTTGCTAACCTTTATGTCCGACTTTGAAGATAAGTTCAATTTGTTGCCGGTTTGAAAAATAGCATCCTGTCCAAGACGTAACGACGCTGCTTTACCTATATAAAAATTGCTCCCTGTAATTAATTTGCCTTTGCCTTCCATAATAAAAGGTAAAAGAACAGTACCATTTCTCCCGGTTTTGGCATTCTTGATCCAGCAAAATTGCCAATAAAAAAAACGTACAATATTTTTAAAAATTCCGAGATAAGATTTTATTAACGTCATCATTCAATTATAATTTGGGATGGTTGATCATTCTCCTTATTGATTTCACCAACCAATTAGGTAACCATGACTTATTTAAGACTCCTCCCATTATATATTTTTCGGGGAATATTCTTTGGATTGGCTTTACATTTATTATTACATTTTCATAAGCAGCAGCCTGGCGATATGGATCAAATTTATCAATACCTGTTAAACAATTTTTGCGCAATTGTAATAACGTACTCCTATTATTATACAGTGCTGTAATTTTATCGGCAAATTCATTTGCATCAACCGGGTTATCAACTAAAATGCCATTTATGTTATTTGTAATAATATCCTGAACACCACTTTCAAGATTACTTGCTATTGGAATAGCTTCGTTACCAAGCGCTTCAATCAACACATTAGGAAGTCCTTCTAATTTAGAAGGGAATAAAAACACGTCTGCTTCTTTCATCTTACCCAATACAAATTCATTTGATTGGCGGCCATAAAAAGATACTCGTTTTATATCCTTAAAATGCTGACTCAATTCCTCGTATAACACTCCATCCCCTACAATATCTATACAAAAGTCATCCATTCCTTTTTCAATCATCTTTTTATAAATCTCAGGGATTAGCTCCGCTCCTTTTCTTTCTTCCAAATGACCGGCAAATAATATTCTAAATCCATCTGTTGATTTTTTTTGCCTATTGGTTTGTATGGCCGCTGCAACAGGGAAATATATCTTTATAATAGCAGCATTACTTTTTTTATCTAATAATTTATGAACCTCCCACTCAATTTTATTACTAATGGCAATAAAACAATTTACAATTGTTTTATTCAGGTTAACTACGTTATAATAATAGCCGAAATCGCCATGTAGTATATATACTACCGGGTTTTGTAATCGCAAAGCTACAGTCATTCGTATCTCCCACCCATCGTTACAAACAAAGATATCTTCACCAGATTTAACACACAATTCATACAATCTTTTATAAACACAATACAGGTTTTCTTCAGGAGAAAATTCAAACCGAAATGTTTTAACGCCATCAAAATCTTCTGTAACTCTTTTGTGTGTATCTTTTTTATTATGCGATAATACTACAGCATATTCCACCTTCTTATCGGAAGGCCTATGTATGATCAAATTCTTTACCACACGAGATACTCCTGCATCTATATCAGGCAAAAAATATATTATCCGCATTTAATTTGGAAAGAAAAGCTGTTTCAAAAAAGACAAATTATCTTTTCGAAAAGGATATTTTAATAAAGCTTTGGTCACCCAGAGACTTCTTTTAATGAAAGGTTGTTTAAAAGATGATAATCGATAAATATAAGATCGTAATGCAAAATAGTCTAACCTCTTAACTTCGGAAGGTGCAACCAACGTTTTAATCGGGAGATATGATTTAAAAAAAGTATGGAACTTTTCGGATTCTTTTAACCACACTTCATCAAGCACACCTTCAGAAAAATGCTTAATCTTGACTTTGTTTAGAACAACAATTGAATATTTCAAACCAACACGTAATGAAATATCCATATCGTACAAATGAAATCCTTTTAATAAAGTCTCGTTCCATTGTGTTTCTATAAATATTTCTTTTCTGCCAGCAATAAAACAACCGTCAATTACGCATACTT
The Ferruginibacter albus DNA segment above includes these coding regions:
- a CDS encoding NAD-dependent epimerase/dehydratase family protein, which encodes MKVLVTGATGFIGNHLCELLNNNGFSIVALVRPGSDIYKLQQLSNVNFIFGDIRSFEQLETITTFPEIIFHLAADWSRLNVKDDEDFLSYVVNKGVKKIIFYSSVCAAGLDLAKMPLHESDIPQFLPNDHYGKYKYAVELFLQKLQKENKAESVILRPTLVYGPGDTNNISTLVKAVRFKRLALWDNGKRIIAPCSIQNLNNVAMLAARSEISNNTYYVADGENISIYYTTKVIADNLGFKHQYVNWKSSLGFYKGFLIFVLNKIKFTDSFATHFAFRTWTRSYDVSLKQLQSALQNIPLLSFEDSMKETINWYINENII
- a CDS encoding glycosyltransferase family 2 protein, giving the protein MQNNEPLVSVLMTAYNREKYIAEAIESVLASTFKNFELIILDDGSKDDTVAICKEYEAKDERIKVFQNEKNIGQFQTRNKIVTYAKGKYIKYLDSDDTIYPYGLGVFVDGMEKFPEAAFGLCSAYDGRMPFPACITPAEIYWEHFNGFAHLYRAPGSSIIRRDIFELENGFVTNLVAGDSEFWARLALRYKMVKVPRDLYWCRAHPGQITNLFFSQHLDSGYGAIKKYLFSDQCPLTKGQVRIVKKKLFRRKIKGEAVNFFNRFFK
- a CDS encoding acyltransferase; its protein translation is MMTLIKSYLGIFKNIVRFFYWQFCWIKNAKTGRNGTVLLPFIMEGKGKLITGSNFYIGKAASLRLGQDAIFQTGNKLNLSSKSDIKVSKGCIFKIGNNFKIDSNSKLVVNNIWEWGNNVTVGAGCVISSREKSFYGKLTVGHDTVISDNSIIDVCDNINIGNEVSIGPNCILYTHDHIYTDKNVGAWKGGVRLGSISIGDGTWIASGVTILPGVNIGRRVVVAAGSVVTKNLESEAIYGGVPARLIKKIE
- a CDS encoding glycosyltransferase family 4 protein, with translation MRIIYFLPDIDAGVSRVVKNLIIHRPSDKKVEYAVVLSHNKKDTHKRVTEDFDGVKTFRFEFSPEENLYCVYKRLYELCVKSGEDIFVCNDGWEIRMTVALRLQNPVVYILHGDFGYYYNVVNLNKTIVNCFIAISNKIEWEVHKLLDKKSNAAIIKIYFPVAAAIQTNRQKKSTDGFRILFAGHLEERKGAELIPEIYKKMIEKGMDDFCIDIVGDGVLYEELSQHFKDIKRVSFYGRQSNEFVLGKMKEADVFLFPSKLEGLPNVLIEALGNEAIPIASNLESGVQDIITNNINGILVDNPVDANEFADKITALYNNRSTLLQLRKNCLTGIDKFDPYRQAAAYENVIINVKPIQRIFPEKYIMGGVLNKSWLPNWLVKSIRRMINHPKL
- a CDS encoding glycosyltransferase; its protein translation is MISIVVCSVNAVFLRQLEGNINNTIGCAFEIIAINNNNSRAICEVYNEGVQKAKFDIICFCHEDISFETGEWGKQVLNVLKNKEIGLAGIAGSIFKSQYPSPWISIPSGYYRTNLIQVKKDGTSYYTPILDDGEYSKVCVIDGCFIAGRKEIFIETQWNETLLKGFHLYDMDISLRVGLKYSIVVLNKVKIKHFSEGVLDEVWLKESEKFHTFFKSYLPIKTLVAPSEVKRLDYFALRSYIYRLSSFKQPFIKRSLWVTKALLKYPFRKDNLSFLKQLFFPN